From Varibaculum massiliense, a single genomic window includes:
- the clpX gene encoding ATP-dependent Clp protease ATP-binding subunit ClpX, which translates to MEDEVELLKCSFCGKTQRQVRKLIAGPAVYICNECVDLCNEIMEEDTAKHSQDKAKPLPKPKEVYDFLNHYVIGQDQAKRALSVAVYNHYKRVQAKERGQNIDMSLTKSNILLLGPTGCGKTHLARSLAKLLNVPFAIVDATALTEAGYVGEDVENILLKLINAADGDIKRAERGIIYIDEIDKISRKAENASITRDVSGEGVQQALLKIIEGTVASVPPQGGRKHPHQEYLEIDTNSILFIAAGAFAGIDEIVKSRLGQHSTGFGSSLKSTAEHGDLYAQVTADDLHRFGLIPEFIGRLPVLTSVKELTESDLVRVLVEPENSLVAQYCSLFELDGIDLHFTDGAIHAMARMARERGTGARALSSIMEAVLKETMFEVPSQPDVRSVTITEEVVNQGAKPTLLEAVSRSKTA; encoded by the coding sequence GTGGAGGACGAGGTCGAGCTGCTCAAGTGCTCGTTTTGCGGCAAGACTCAACGGCAAGTGCGCAAACTGATTGCCGGGCCGGCGGTCTATATCTGTAACGAGTGCGTTGATCTTTGTAACGAGATCATGGAAGAGGACACCGCGAAGCATTCGCAGGATAAAGCTAAGCCCCTGCCGAAGCCTAAAGAAGTCTATGATTTCCTCAATCACTACGTAATTGGGCAAGACCAGGCTAAACGGGCGCTTTCGGTCGCTGTATATAACCATTACAAACGGGTGCAGGCGAAAGAACGGGGACAGAATATCGACATGTCTTTGACGAAGTCGAATATTTTGCTGTTAGGGCCCACTGGTTGCGGTAAAACCCATTTGGCGCGTTCTTTGGCGAAATTGCTTAACGTCCCGTTTGCAATAGTAGATGCTACCGCTTTAACTGAAGCCGGATACGTGGGTGAAGACGTTGAGAATATCCTGCTGAAGTTAATTAATGCTGCCGATGGCGATATTAAACGCGCCGAACGCGGAATTATTTATATCGACGAGATTGATAAAATTTCTCGTAAAGCGGAGAACGCCTCCATTACCCGGGATGTATCGGGGGAGGGCGTACAGCAGGCGCTACTGAAGATTATTGAGGGTACGGTGGCATCGGTACCTCCGCAAGGGGGACGCAAACATCCGCATCAAGAATATTTAGAGATTGATACCAACTCGATTCTGTTTATTGCGGCGGGTGCTTTTGCGGGAATTGATGAGATAGTTAAGTCCCGGCTGGGGCAACATTCCACCGGGTTCGGATCTTCTCTGAAGTCTACTGCCGAACATGGTGACCTTTATGCGCAGGTAACCGCGGATGATTTGCATCGCTTTGGTCTTATCCCGGAGTTTATTGGTCGTTTGCCCGTTCTCACTTCCGTAAAGGAACTTACCGAGTCTGACCTGGTGCGGGTATTGGTGGAGCCAGAAAACTCCCTAGTTGCCCAGTATTGTTCCCTGTTTGAGCTTGATGGAATTGACCTGCATTTTACCGACGGGGCGATTCACGCCATGGCGCGGATGGCCAGGGAGCGTGGCACCGGAGCGCGGGCGCTTTCTTCCATTATGGAGGCCGTGCTTAAAGAAACCATGTTCGAGGTTCCTTCCCAACCGGATGTCCGTTCCGTGACTATTACCGAAGAGGTAGTGAACCAGGGGGCTAAACCTACCCTGTTAGAAGCGGTTTCCCGTTCCAAAACTGCCTAA
- a CDS encoding chorismate mutase, whose translation MSNQQGKPTGDFVPPQLAQARATIDNIDAALIHILAERFKCTQKVGYLKAELGLNPEDKAREKQQVARLRALAEEAGLDPVFAEKFLNFIVEEVIRHHIDIAEQQRG comes from the coding sequence ATGAGCAATCAACAGGGAAAACCGACTGGTGATTTCGTACCGCCGCAGCTGGCTCAAGCACGTGCCACTATCGATAATATCGATGCCGCTTTGATTCATATCTTGGCCGAACGCTTTAAATGCACCCAAAAGGTGGGGTATCTAAAGGCAGAGCTGGGACTTAACCCGGAAGATAAGGCTAGAGAAAAACAGCAGGTAGCAAGGCTGCGGGCGTTAGCGGAAGAAGCAGGCTTAGATCCGGTATTTGCGGAAAAATTCTTGAACTTTATCGTTGAGGAAGTTATCCGCCACCATATTGATATTGCTGAACAACAGCGCGGCTAG